The DNA sequence ttgaaaatagtttgccagggactgacagtagggttattccccggtagttggagcagtcgcttctcgagccttttctcttccataaggggatgatgacacccttccgccaatcctcaggaattatctctgtttgccagattgtagagaacagggtgtgtagaaacaggagcattgcaggacctccatattttagcagctctgagTTTAAGCCGCAGATACCcgcagctttattattcttgagtctttttactgcatgtccaatttctgaggggctgaaaggctcatctggaggaacatctgttccaggtctttgactgcaaggttggctgggactatcattaggaggcgcagacggaccagtattgttgaggagcgaacagaagtggtccttccaccactcaagacaagaaccttcGTCAGAGAGAAGTGCACCATCCCTTGACAAGACGGGACCcaaggtgggagttttattttcagtgaggtCTCGGAAATGCTTGAATAGGCTGCCCATGTCTTTCTCTTTTGAAGCTAGCTCAATTTCATCGGCTATCCTTGCAACAAACTGGGTTTTATCCCGGTGAATGAGTCTGTCCAGCACTCCATTGAGCCTCCGATATGTGGTCATATCCCCAAGAAGTCTTGCCTTCCGTCTTTGCTCTATGACttgcagtgtttcattagttAGCCATGATTTCTTTGGATAACTCCTCTTGCCAAGCACTAGTTGTGCTGCTTCACAGGTCtgcaatttaaaatgcttccagAGATCTTCGCTGCTATTAAGTGAGCCAAGGGCCTCGAAGCGATTCGATATCTCGATACTGTACTTCTGGCAAGTATCTGGTTCCTTTAGTTTCCCAATATCTGCAGCGACGGGTTTTCTTTTCGATCGTTGTGCATGGAGGCGAAGCCGAAGATCGGCGCACACAAGCCTATGGTCTGCGTTTCCAAGCTCTGCtgatctgtaagttctgcaGTTCTTCACCAATGATCTCCAGCGTTTGGAAATAATGATGTAGTCAATCATTTTCTTTGTACGACCGTCATTACTATACCACGTGTACTGATGACTAGTTTTGCGTTGGAAGTAGGTGTTTGCAATGTAGAGGTCGTGAGATCGGCACAGTTCAAGTAAGCGAAGCCCATTGTCGTTAAGCGGGTCGGGGGATAGAGGACCAACTGTGCCACGCCATAAACCCATATCATCGCGCACTGTCGCATTAAAGTCGCTAAGGAGAACAGTTATATCATGGGGGGGAACTGTTGCAAGGCATCTGGACAAAGCAGAGTAGAAATCCTCCTTAGTTGCATCATCAGAATCGTTGGTCGGGGCATAGCATATGATGACAGTCATCTTGCCATGTTTGTGTCCAAAGCGGGCCTTCATTAATCTGTCCGATACAGCTTCGTATAAAAGTAAGGCCTTTCTTGTAAGGCTATTTAGTGCAAGGCCAACACCATTCCTTCTCGAGCTTCCTCCAGACCAGAGCAATGAGTCACTGTTACCTATTCGCTCTTCTCCGCTTCCGGTAAGACGTGTTTCTGTAAGACCTGCAATTGACACTTTATTCTTGCGAAGTTCTTCAGAGAGTAGGTTCTTAGACGCAGGTTCATTCAAAATCAAGACATTCCAGGTGGCTATTCGTAGCCCCCTTCGGTCCATAAGGTTTagtctgtcagtctttctgaTGTCGTCAGCATGTCCATTGACGCGCGATGGTCgagatcttaaaagggaatccGGGTCCGAGGCTATATTGTCACTTTTCGTAGCACTTAATTTTCGGGTGGAGGGTCGctagcccaaccgaccctaggcctggTATCTGATTAGAGCTTGGTTAAACCTAGGTACTGAGATTCCCGGGGTGGGCTCCACCCGCCACATGAGGTTGCGGCCGTCCTGATCGGAGTGTTTAGTTAGGGGAGAAACCTCATATCCAGAGGCACGTGGTTAGCAGACAGAGTCTGCTGACCATATGTCACGCGTGTACCAAAACCACTACATTGGGGTCATaggaaatgaaatcaaaagttctatcgCGAAAGAAGTcagagaagcaaaatattttaccGTTCTTGCTGACGAGACAAAGACCTCTCGAAAAAAGAACAACTCGCGATCTTAGTGCGCTATGTTCATGACCTGAAAATCAAAGATAGGGCTGTAGGTTGTTACCACATGCGCAAGGTTAACGCTGAGAGTTCGGCCGACttcatttacaacaaaaaaaggGTATCGGCCTTGACTGGTCAAAGTGTGTTAGACAGCGCTATGACAGGGCCAGTTTAATGTGTGGACACTTTTCAAGAGTAAAGGCCCGTCTCCGGGAAAAAGCACCACAAGCGGCGTACACACATTGTCCTTCCCATAGACTTAACCTTGTCATTGGTGATTttatgcagaaaatacaaagaatttcatcagtattttcagttttgcaaaCAGTTTACCGTTTCGTCTCCAACAGCAACACTTGATATCAGTTGTACGTCATAGCCCAGAAAACTGCCAATGTGCCTGTGCTAACGCTTGAAAGGACAGTAGTGACTTGTTGGTCTTACTGGTATAAATCAGTGGCTACGATCCTGGTTAGATATGACTGTGTACTTGCAGTTCTGTCAGTAGTTCAAGCTTCTTCTGACAGGGAGGCAGCGGCAGAAGCTACGAGCCTAAAGAACCAGCTAGAGTTGTTTCCCTCCATATTCAGTTTGCATGTCATTCACGAAGTTCTTGCAATGATAAACCCTCTTTCTGAACAACTACAGGCAACAGATCTGGTCATCTCAGAAGCGTGCACTTTAATCAGTGCAACAAAGAACGAACTGAGGAAAATGCGTGATGACGAGTATTTTTGTGTCCAAAACGGCAAGTCTAAAGAGATGGCCATTAATGTTGGAGCTGATCTGTCGGAAATAAGTGCTCTCTCTTCAGCCGTACcagctaaatcaaaacgagtTAAGAAGATATCCGGAAGACTAAGAAACTACTTGACGACAACAACAATTTGAAAGCACAACAACAGAAGACAAAATGTGGAGAGAGTGCTACGAGGTTTTGGACAGAATGTTAAATGAGTTTGGAAAGcgtttttcttttcatctgCCAGTGGTAGAAGCCACACGTTGCCTTAACCCCAAATCCGAAGATTTCAAGGACTCGGATTTAGTTCTTGTGATCGTGACATACTTCGATCATTCAGGAATCGATGGTATGCAGCTGAAGTGTCAAGCTTTAATAGCTCGTGCATTTTTGTCGCAGCTTCCACAAGGTCGTCAGGGTAGTCCTCACACTCCCGCTCACAACGTGCTCAAATGAACGTTTTTTCTATGTGTTGACGTTTATGAAGCACTAACTCCGGACAACGATGGAAAACGAACGACTTTCGCATATTCTCTGAGAAAGCTGCAGTGCATGAGCTCGATTTTGAGAAGCTTGTCGACGACTtcgcaaaaatgaagcaaaggaaATATCCAATGCTGAAGTAACTGTGCGTAAGTTTCTGATTTATACAGTAAATGTTCCATTTTGGTACTGTTTTTGGTCCGTAAATTAGCTCCAAAATGCGAACCCCAAAGGGATTACGGTACCTAAAGGCGtcttcaaaaaccttaaaatttttcaaggCTGGCTGAGGGCCCAAAATCGATGTTTGCCCCCCTAAGGTTTCCTGAAATGGCGCCAATGGCTTGAATAGATTGTCTAAGTTCTACTTGATGAGTTAATCCTAGGAACAGCTAATAAACTCAAGTGCCAGTAAGGAAAGTAGTAAATATTGTTAAGTGAAAAGGCATGTTAAGGAACTTGAAAGTTTTTAAGGCTTTTGCAGTCAATAGCTTACATCTTTCTCTAAAGCCCTCTAGCAATTAATAACTCGAAAGTAGAGGGAAACGGCCAGTATTGAGCTTTAGGTTAAAAAGAGGGAAGAGGAAATAAGCTTATTCCAAATCattatttgtaaaagaaaagatagttaaaagaggaaaaataattGTTGTCTTTTAACTCAGTTCGACCAAGTTTTTAATTCTCTTGTTACATATTGATTAGAAAGATggttatttaaatgaaagtaaaacctTGAAATGGACTAAAGTAATCCTATACGGTGatgacttaatttttttccagaagtgttcgtatcgaaccaatggtttTAAGAGGTTGGTAGCGGgattgttcaaaaaaaaattaaaatatctagTGCCAACTAGCTCCTATCCCGCTCCCTTTTTTCTcgaaagacatccaatcaaatatTGTAAATAGGCATTCGCTTTAGGATACTTGAAAGGTCCTCTAACTATGCCCTTTGAGGGGACGTGCTCGCCTGAAGGCACGGGAGAATGGGCTATAAGTTATTCAATttggccattgtttacatgtcGCTTTTAGTTACTGGAAAGTCTACAGGTATTTGTTGGTAGGGGTAGATTTTCTGGGAGGAGAAAGTTTTCAACGGGAATAATTTTTTCTGGGAAGGAAAGTTTCCGGAACgaattttccaggagaaattCTACATGGACGAGGGGGATTGCCTGCTATAATTTCAAAAAgttaataaagtaaataaaaataagcagttttttcaagtgaaagtaagaagcagcatcaaaaaaattttttttaccgtatatgaaggggattccCAATCTTCATCCCTCGCTGTTTGCCCTAATTCtctaagaacgactcctgactCGTAAGGGCTGATGAATTTGGATGAGAAGTTCTTTTAAAGAACTTAAGACTTTAGTGCAAAGATCGATGGATGAAAAAGGGGCAGATAGATTGTGGTAGATTGTGTCAAGCAAGAACTGTGTTTGTTCCTTTGTCATTTTTTGACGATGAAGTGTTCACATGGATGTTAAATAATCCTAATCTCTGTGAAGCCTTATTGAAAGGTTATAAAGAAGTCAATAAAGTATGCTAAAATTGGTAAGGCCTACACAGTAACCCAAGTCCAGGCTTCAAATTGTGAAGTATAACATTCGGCCTTCCCAACGGGCAAAAGAGggtattaaataaagaattttttgaatGGAAAAGAACTCCTATTCGTACATTattcataataataaattaataattgagTATCAGCTTAAATTACATATTGAATAGCCGGGTATAAACATTTCTATTTTTGATTCGGACGTCAGTAGAAGATCCAAAGCAGCTATTCAATGATAGTTGATCAGTATTAGAAGTTCATCCACATCCTGTACTCACACGCAACAGTGATGTTAGAAGGATACGAGGGCCTGCAGCAAAGGACCAGACACAGAACAAGATAATGCAAAATTTAACAGCAATGGCTTCCAGTTCACTACGGATCAAAGCAACTACTGAACTTTAGTAGTGACGGGTTTCCAGTTTCAAACGCACACATAGGCGCTACTGTTCTCTTCTTTGCCATAAATCAATAGAAAGTTTAATGGCGATTCCTTCAAGACGCTTACGCTCACCTGTGCAATACTATAGCGCACCTGTAACGGTATAGTACGTCTACGTCATATGGGAATGTTTaagtttgtttgtatttttaataagcatattcaaattccttttagTCTTTGTGGTAAAGGTAGATTTTCATCCAATAATGGCGAGTCATATTACATAGAGTAAGTTGCCTGAATCATCATGAAGGTGCCATCTCTTTCAGGTGAttcaaaaaattgctttttttatgtttttttttccttgcacattattattttgttggagtctataaaatttacttaattaatttagccTGTTTAATCTATTTAGTTTTTGCGTTCTATAGTTTCtatcttatttttgtttatttatattcgtTCTccttttgctcttctctctgtgagtaagtgattattttttgcTCTGATTAAATGACTCATTTGTTTTCTTCCTATTTTACAGGCCAATGTGCCTTTTGGGGAGAAGTAAAATGTAAAACTGTATGCGTGTTTCCTGGTGAATAAATCTTGTCATATCTTATCTTAGATGATTAGAGACAAGTATAGCAAGGATCATTGAAGACTGTTAGCGGTATTGATCACTGCAAATACAAGATAATGAATCAAATAACTCTTGTTTCAAtctatatttttggtatttacgCTCAGTATGTAATTTCAAATGAGCAATATTGCAATTCTGGGCATTGCAAAGGCTATAAATTTCTCTGTCTTCTTTGTTATTTACATTAAGAAGCCCCTGGAGATGAACCTTGTCAACAAAAACAGACGcttgctatttttatttattatttttaattttaaatacaaaacagaATCTTGAAATATAAAACGACTTCTGTCTTGTTATCTGACAGtttttgacattaattttcGTTTTCTACGACCATAATAACATCATGGAACATATCATAACACTATGTTCCATGGACTATGGAACGGACCTTGGAACATGGACTCAACCCTGCAACTTTTTTGCGCCCTCCgccttgaataaaaaaataatttgggaggtatgaagattatgaatatgttaataatttaaattttattgcacTTTGTTATAGGTATAGTCACATTTTGAGTGCCAACATGAACATCAATCAACTTTAATTGTTGTACTAATTGAATGATAAAGTCGCCGTGAATGCTGAAGAAATTATGTgttgatgaaaaaaaagattctgtCATAAAGTAGTTCTATTAGTTATTATTACGATCATATAATTAGTAAAGAATTCAGAAAAGGGGAGAAAACATCACATCCCGAAAACAGTCTTTGGTTTGAATGAAAATTGCATTATCAAACTTCCAGCGGGACACAGCTAGGAATATCAtcgaaaatataaatttggtgAAAGAGGAAAGgagtttttaatatatataccTGTGTGATAGATCTTATGGAATAAAAGGTAAGTAAAGGAAATAGAGAAAACATTAAAGTATGACTAAAATACATTTGAATGGGGACCATGGATACAATTGCTAAACGTTTGGAAGATGGAGCCTAAcagcatattaaataaaaaaactagttttttaaactgaaagtaaggagcgatattaaaacttaaaacgaacaaaaattactccgtatacgaaatgggttgtcccctccacaatccctcgctctttacgctagtttttaattgttttaaaaagtagaattgtggcaaagagtcaaactttagcgtaaagagtgagggattgcggaggggacaacccatttcgtatacggagtaatttctgttcgttttaagttttaatatcgctccttactttcatttttaaagactagttttttatttaatttctaaacgtttttgaattaatgcatttttgattttagctctccgcacataaattattgaagtgaaatttatattttttttttttttggctaaacggctttctcttacttttgatcaggcgattttgagaaataagggttggggaatgaggcctagttgccctccaattttttggttacttaaaaaggcaactagaacttataatttttaacgaacgtttttattagtaaaaaatatacgtaacttaagaattaactcacgtaacaaacttttatattcttatattttttactatgtatatgagggggtttgtcccctcgttaatgcctcgccttttacactaaatcttaagttttgtcccaattctttaagaatgacccctgaatcagaaaggccgtaaaataaatagttgaaattactaaaaatactttagcataaagagcaaggtatttatctcctcctaaatacctcgctctttatactaaagtatttttagaacccctcacatgcgttataatctctgtttgttttaagttttaatgctactccttactttcagttgaaaaaactttcgtgtttattttttcattgttttcttatagtaatgctagaaaatcctgcgcccttttcattgaatttctcttccccaatgataTATtactccaagaaaagatcctcccacatagccccctcccctcaaccccttctcaaaccaaaaaaatcccccctgaaacgtctgtacgcttcccaataatcattactgtatgtaaacactggacaaagtttataacttgcaccccctcccccagagactgtgTGGGAgcgagtcattccaaagacatagttaatatggttttcgactatgtggaataaaatgggtatctcaaaatttggatttgttgactttggggaaaaaatgagcgtgggagggggcctaggtaggctaccttccaatttttttggtcacttaaaaagggcactagaacttttcattttcattaaaatgagcccttttgtgaGATTCTATGACCCtatggtcgatacaatgacccctgggaaaaaaaaaaaaaataataataaacacgtacccatgatctgtcttctcgcaaaaaaatacaaaattccacatttttgtagataggagcttgaaatttttgctatagggttctccgatacgctgaatgcgatggtgtgattgttGTTGAGATTCTTtgatgtttcctcctattttccaaaataaggcaaattttctcaggctcgtaacttttgatgacaaagattaaatttgatgaactttatatatttagaatcagcataaaaattcgattcttttgatgtatcttttattatcaaaatttctgttctttagagttccgtttactattgagccgggtcgctcctta is a window from the Artemia franciscana chromosome 17, ASM3288406v1, whole genome shotgun sequence genome containing:
- the LOC136037541 gene encoding craniofacial development protein 2-like, whose translation is MDRRGLRIATWNVLILNEPASKNLLSEELRKNKVSIAGLTETRLTGSGEERIGNSDSLLWSGGSSRRNGVGLALNSLTRKALLLYEAVSDRLMKARFGHKHGKMTVIICYAPTNDSDDATKEDFYSALSRCLATVPPHDITVLLSDFNATVRDDMGLWRGTVGPLSPDPLNDNGLRLLELCRSHDLYIANTYFQRKTSHQYTWYSNDGRTKKMIDYIIISKRWRSLVKNCRTYRSAELGNADHRLVCADLRLRLHAQRSKRKPVAADIGKLKEPDTCQKYSIEISNRFEALGSLNSSEDLWKHFKLQTCEAAQLVLGKRSYPKKSWLTNETLQVIEQRRKARLLGDMTTYRRLNGVLDRLIHRDKTQFVARIADEIELASKEKDMGSLFKHFRDLTENKTPTLGPVLSRDGALLSDEGSSCVNVDFFISHNSRSNVSRARAFGERGILSKKAKEFASVMVVAFNPRLSNFFVLTTAAASTTVIAASTSCNFDGDYSAFAGDYCDYGCLSSLLRLLLLRTVTIPTCN